The proteins below come from a single Paracoccus sp. SCSIO 75233 genomic window:
- a CDS encoding pseudouridine-5'-phosphate glycosidase: MIDFIELSAEVAAAKQEKAPVVALESTIITHGMPYPQNLDMARKVEAEIRAHGAVPATIAVIDGKIRIGLDDAAMERLAKTPQAQVMKLSRADLAVCIAAGRTGATTVAATMICAHLAGIGVFATGGIGGVHRGAENSFDISADLQELAQTPVTVICAGAKAILDLPKTLEVLETLGVPVIACGQDQLPAFWSRDSGLRAPLRMDDPADIANAAAARAALNIPGGQLIANPIPAEAEIPRATITPIIEQALADAARHRIAAKAVTPYLLQRIFELTEGRSLEANIALVLNNARLGAQIAREVNKLHLGT; this comes from the coding sequence ATGATTGATTTTATCGAACTCTCGGCGGAGGTCGCGGCGGCGAAGCAGGAGAAAGCCCCTGTCGTGGCGCTTGAATCGACGATCATCACACATGGGATGCCCTATCCGCAAAATCTCGACATGGCCCGCAAGGTCGAGGCGGAAATCAGGGCGCACGGCGCAGTTCCCGCGACGATTGCCGTGATCGACGGCAAGATCCGCATCGGCCTGGACGACGCGGCAATGGAGCGGCTGGCGAAAACCCCGCAAGCGCAGGTGATGAAACTGTCCCGCGCCGATCTGGCGGTCTGTATCGCCGCAGGCCGGACCGGGGCCACGACTGTCGCCGCGACGATGATCTGCGCCCATCTGGCCGGGATCGGGGTATTCGCGACCGGCGGCATCGGCGGCGTTCACCGGGGCGCGGAAAACAGCTTCGACATCTCCGCAGATTTGCAGGAACTGGCACAAACTCCAGTCACAGTGATCTGCGCCGGGGCCAAGGCGATCCTCGACCTGCCCAAAACGCTTGAAGTGCTGGAAACGCTGGGTGTGCCTGTCATCGCCTGTGGGCAGGACCAGCTTCCGGCCTTCTGGTCGCGCGATTCCGGGCTGCGCGCACCCTTGCGCATGGACGACCCGGCGGACATCGCAAACGCCGCCGCGGCGCGGGCGGCACTGAACATCCCCGGTGGCCAGCTTATAGCCAACCCGATCCCGGCGGAGGCGGAAATCCCGCGCGCCACGATCACCCCGATCATCGAGCAGGCGCTTGCCGACGCCGCCCGGCACCGGATCGCGGCGAAAGCCGTGACGCCGTATCTGCTGCAACGGATCTTCGAACTGACAGAGGGCCGGTCGCTGGAGGCGAATATCGCACTCGTGCTGAATAATGCGCGCCTCGGGGCACAGATCGCCAGAGAGGTGAATAAGTTGCATCTCGGCACTTGA
- a CDS encoding DUF502 domain-containing protein, giving the protein MNHDDPSRQTRLLRRRSGPLATMRTSFLTGLIVVAPIGITVWLIWTLTGWMDSWVLPLIPPRWRPEQYIGIDLRGLGVLVFLLFTLLIGSIARGWIGRAVIGSGEALFARMPIIGAIYGGIKQIAETILSQGDGKFDRACLVEYPRRGTWGLGFIAGPAKGEISRTAALRGQGKFLAVFVPTTPNPTSGFLLFVPEQDVHILDMTPEEAAKLVISGGLVYPPEATRGNNAEKSTESR; this is encoded by the coding sequence ATGAATCATGACGACCCCTCCCGCCAGACCAGATTGCTGCGCCGCCGCAGCGGTCCGCTGGCCACGATGCGCACGTCATTCCTGACCGGGCTGATCGTCGTCGCCCCCATCGGGATCACCGTCTGGCTGATCTGGACGCTGACCGGCTGGATGGACAGTTGGGTTTTGCCACTGATCCCGCCCCGCTGGCGGCCAGAGCAATATATCGGCATCGACCTGCGCGGGCTGGGTGTGCTGGTGTTTCTGCTGTTCACCCTGCTCATCGGCTCCATCGCACGCGGCTGGATCGGACGGGCGGTCATCGGTTCGGGCGAGGCGCTTTTCGCGCGGATGCCGATCATCGGGGCAATCTATGGCGGCATCAAGCAGATCGCGGAAACCATTCTCAGCCAGGGCGACGGCAAATTCGACCGTGCCTGCCTTGTCGAATATCCGCGCCGCGGCACCTGGGGTCTGGGCTTCATCGCCGGCCCGGCAAAGGGAGAAATCTCGCGCACCGCCGCGCTGCGCGGTCAGGGCAAGTTCCTCGCCGTGTTCGTGCCGACGACGCCCAACCCGACCTCCGGCTTTCTGCTGTTCGTGCCGGAGCAGGACGTCCATATCCTCGACATGACGCCGGAGGAGGCCGCGAAGCTGGTCATCTCGGGCGGTCTGGTCTACCCGCCAGAGGCAACGCGCGGAAACAACGCCGAAAAATCGACCGAATCCCGCTGA
- a CDS encoding patatin-like phospholipase family protein, whose amino-acid sequence MERRRINLALQGGGSHGAFTWGVLDRLLDEEWLELAAISGTSAGALNGAALQAGMASAKGRQAREAARQNLRHVWNEVGQVSDSRIVRWLHSVFPVPRHMERLTETFSPFAWFDSMTRLFSPYDYGPFYTNPLRSILRTLPYPEFGGKCETRIFVNATNVRTGQTRVFRDKEVTVDAILASACLPTIYRAVKLHDPVTGQMESYWDGGYSGNPSLWPLYHPDLPRDIVIVNINPMRRDDVPKTPAEIADRVNEISFNSALLAELRAINFVKRLHDEDRLQGRVMKNVLMHMILDDTLMNDLNARSKIMPDPGMLDRMFNAGRESAHAFIEQHADDLNQRDSVDFSALFPRVASGG is encoded by the coding sequence ATGGAACGGCGCCGAATAAACCTCGCGCTGCAGGGTGGCGGCTCGCACGGGGCGTTCACCTGGGGTGTGCTCGACCGGCTTCTGGATGAAGAATGGCTGGAGTTGGCGGCAATCAGCGGCACCTCGGCAGGGGCGCTGAACGGTGCCGCGCTTCAGGCCGGGATGGCGTCGGCGAAAGGGCGTCAGGCACGGGAGGCGGCACGGCAGAACCTGCGCCATGTCTGGAACGAGGTCGGGCAGGTCAGCGATTCCCGTATCGTGCGCTGGCTGCATTCGGTGTTCCCGGTGCCCCGCCATATGGAGCGGCTGACAGAGACGTTCAGCCCTTTCGCCTGGTTCGACAGCATGACGCGGCTGTTCAGCCCCTATGATTACGGACCGTTCTACACCAACCCGCTGCGCAGCATTCTGCGCACCTTGCCCTATCCCGAATTCGGCGGAAAATGCGAAACCCGGATTTTCGTGAACGCGACCAATGTCAGGACCGGGCAGACGCGGGTTTTCCGCGACAAGGAGGTTACGGTAGACGCGATCCTTGCGTCAGCCTGCCTGCCGACGATTTACCGCGCCGTGAAGCTGCATGATCCGGTCACCGGACAGATGGAATCCTACTGGGATGGCGGATATTCGGGCAATCCGTCGCTCTGGCCGCTTTATCACCCGGACCTGCCGCGTGATATCGTGATCGTGAACATCAACCCGATGCGGCGCGACGATGTGCCGAAAACGCCTGCCGAAATCGCGGATCGGGTCAATGAGATCAGCTTCAACTCGGCCTTGCTGGCGGAATTGCGCGCGATCAATTTCGTGAAGCGGTTGCATGACGAAGACAGGCTTCAGGGCAGGGTCATGAAGAATGTGCTGATGCATATGATCCTTGATGACACGTTGATGAACGACCTGAACGCGCGCAGCAAAATCATGCCTGATCCCGGCATGTTGGACCGCATGTTCAATGCAGGACGTGAATCGGCGCATGCGTTCATCGAGCAGCATGCCGATGACCTCAATCAGCGGGATTCGGTCGATTTTTCGGCGTTGTTTCCGCGCGTTGCCTCTGGCGGGTAG
- a CDS encoding dodecin family protein: MTVARITEISATSKTGFEDAVKQGLKRAHETLRNVKGAWVKEQLVECDDGEITEYRVNMMVTFILDD, encoded by the coding sequence ATGACCGTTGCACGTATCACTGAAATCTCCGCGACCTCGAAAACCGGCTTTGAGGATGCGGTGAAGCAGGGGCTCAAGCGCGCGCATGAAACGCTGCGCAACGTCAAGGGCGCCTGGGTCAAGGAACAACTCGTCGAATGCGATGACGGCGAGATCACCGAATATCGCGTCAATATGATGGTGACGTTCATTCTCGACGACTGA
- a CDS encoding Crp/Fnr family transcriptional regulator, with product MVPHVAQAARNSVLLRHLPDELCRRLLDGATERKVANGETIFVQGEPADAVFLIIEGWVKLFRVSTGGAEAVVAILARNQSFGEAVALRDQPYPVSAEAIADTQLLQIDGRWLRRQLMSDPELAVSLLAASYVHLHALVGQVEQLKARSGVQRLAEFLVKLADQDGPACQVALPYNKVLIAGHLGIQPESLSRAFARLRSHGVRMDGNKAVIDDIEKLREIASQDKGQPWQR from the coding sequence ATGGTTCCTCACGTCGCTCAGGCAGCGAGAAATTCCGTATTGCTGCGTCACCTGCCGGACGAGCTTTGCCGCAGGCTGCTGGATGGCGCGACGGAGCGCAAGGTGGCGAACGGGGAGACGATTTTTGTCCAGGGCGAGCCAGCCGATGCGGTTTTTCTGATCATCGAGGGCTGGGTGAAACTGTTCCGCGTCTCCACCGGCGGGGCGGAGGCGGTCGTGGCGATCCTTGCCCGCAACCAGAGCTTCGGCGAGGCCGTGGCGCTGCGCGATCAGCCTTACCCGGTCTCGGCAGAAGCGATTGCGGATACCCAGCTTCTGCAGATCGACGGCAGATGGCTGCGTCGTCAGTTGATGTCGGACCCCGAGCTTGCCGTCAGCCTGCTGGCCGCCAGCTATGTGCATCTGCATGCGCTTGTCGGCCAGGTCGAGCAGCTCAAGGCCCGCTCCGGCGTGCAGCGGCTGGCGGAGTTTCTGGTCAAGCTGGCCGATCAGGATGGCCCCGCGTGTCAGGTCGCCCTGCCCTATAACAAGGTTCTGATCGCGGGCCATCTGGGCATCCAGCCCGAAAGCCTGTCACGCGCCTTCGCCCGGCTGCGCAGCCATGGCGTACGGATGGACGGCAACAAGGCCGTCATCGACGATATCGAGAAGCTCCGCGAAATCGCCAGCCAGGACAAGGGCCAGCCCTGGCAGCGATAG